A window from Malania oleifera isolate guangnan ecotype guangnan chromosome 7, ASM2987363v1, whole genome shotgun sequence encodes these proteins:
- the LOC131160804 gene encoding uncharacterized protein LOC131160804: MAETSTREEQNIKGVNAIMTRSGKTLDGSTLPNNKSTTLGDASPLEPEKKFLVQQVPAYAKVIKDLCTMKKKHNVKKTAFLTEQVSAVIEQKTPPKYKDPGCPTITCHIETNEFSQALLDLGASVNLMPYLVYLHLGLGEIKPTSVVLQLADRSVRRPRGIVEDVLLQVDKFYYPVDFLLSFGNMTLEVNVFNVGKQPRDEDECYQTYLIDTLVQEEVHLHKDFESLDYLLHNSNFDPLLFLVNTINISADFDEKQDKQLKYCNCALKSCQEFDLTIKDKKGVENVVADYLSRLEFNDSAEGPPIRDDFPDEHLFAISQMPWYSHIVNYLVSGEIPSNWSAQDKHKFLVERLVVVISL, encoded by the exons ATGGCTGAAACTTCAACCAGAGAGGAGCAGAATATTAAGGGGGTCAATGCCATTATGACTCGAAGTGGCAAAACTTTAGACGGATCAACTTTGCCAAACAACAAAAGCACTACTCTTGGAGATGCCTCTCCACTAGAGCCTGAGAAGAAGTTTTTGGTACAG CAAGTACCAGCTTATGCAAAGGTAATCAAGGATTTGTGCACCATGAAGAAAAAGCACAATGTCAAGAAGACAGCATTCTTGACCGAGCAGGTAAGCGCGGTGATTGAGCAGAAAACTCCACCAAAATACAAAGATCCAGGATGTCCCACAATCACCTGCCACATAGAGACAAACGAGTTTAGCCAAGCTCTACTAGATCTGGGTGCAAGCGTCAATTTAATGCCTTACTTAGTGTACCTGCACCTGGGACTTGGAGAGATTAAGCCCACTTCTGTGGTATTGCAACTGGCTGATCGTTCTGTGCGACGGCCAAGGGGGATAGTGGAAGATGTTTTGCTCCAAGTTGATAAATTCTATTATCCCGTTGACTTTTTG CTGTCATTTGGGAACATGACTCTTGAAGTTAATGTTTTCAATGTTGGAAAGCAACCACGAGACGAGGATGAGTGCTATCAAACCTACCTAATAGACACACTTGTTCAGGAGGAAGTACACTTGCATAAAGATTTTGAATCCTTAGATTACCTCCTCCATAACTCCAACTTTGATCCATTGCTATTTCTTGTAAATACTATTAATATTTCTGCTGATTTTGATGAAAAACAGGATAAGCAATTGAAATATTGCAACTGCGCTTTGAAGAGTTGCCAA GAATTTGATCTTACAATCAAGGATAAGAAAGGTGTGGAAAATGTCGTGGCTGATTATTTATCTCGCCTAGAGTTTAATGACTCTGCTGAAGGACCACCCATTCGAGATGACTTCCCTGATGAACACCTATTTGCCATTAGCCAAATGCCATGGTATTCTCACATTGTCAACTACTTGGTTTCTGGTGAAATTCCATCCAACTGGAGTGCACAAGATAAACATAAGTTCTTGGTTGAG AGGCTTGTGGTGGTTATTTCTCTATGA